A part of Cannabis sativa cultivar Pink pepper isolate KNU-18-1 chromosome 6, ASM2916894v1, whole genome shotgun sequence genomic DNA contains:
- the LOC115725204 gene encoding zinc transporter 11-like, with protein sequence MSHTLCMHAYSSYYNIIHTYVLKIIIIIMLRSLTLLFLFLLFLTIVVAFRHNDEESSENNETEEQASSTTSLYLKFLMLAKLKCLIVIFVGTFFAGVSPYFFKWDEGFLVLGTQFSGGVFLGTAFTHFLVEANETFKELIERKYPYAYMIACIGYLLTMFADSIVFHVCSKQDDDDIEYLGNCDVENEKMSQIGGITTLQTQLHFQQSHESYSNNNHCTSNLAASVTRVKSFEGNVLLIIVLCFHSIFEGIAIGVAETIFDAWKALWTITLHKIFAAIAMGIALIRMIPNRSLISCSVHAFAFAISSPFGVGVGLILDAIAQGHVVDWIFAISMALASGIFIYVSINHLLIKGYTPLDKNNFSVNKSHYKFLAVLFGIGVIDVVMIWDN encoded by the exons ATGTCCCATACATTATGCATGCATGCATATTCTTCTTACTATAATATTATCCATACGTACgtactcaaaataataataataataatgcttcGTTCATTAacccttctttttctttttctcctcTTCCTCACCATAGTCGTGGCCTTTCGCCACAACGATGAGGAAAGTAGCGAGAACAATGAAACAGAAGAACAGGCATCGTCGACAACTTCTCTTTATTTAAAGtttttgatgttggccaaactAAAGTGTCTGATTGTCATCTTTGTTGGGACTTTCTTCGCGGGCGTGTCCCcatattttttcaaatgggATGAGGGTTTTCTTGTTCTCGGTACGCAATTCTCAGGAGGGGTTTTTCTTGGAACGGCCTTTACACATTTCCTAGTAGAAGCAAACGAGACTTTTAAAGAATTGATCGAAAGAAAGTATCCATATGCTTATATGATCGCGTGTATTGGTTATTTGTTGACTATGTTTGCAGACTCTATTGTTTTTCATGTGTGTTCGAAAcaagatgatgatgatattgAGTATCttg GTAATTGTGATGTTGAGAATGAAAAGATGAGTCAAATTGGTGGAATAACTACTCTACAAACTCAGTTACAC TTTCAACAAAGCCATGAGAGTTATAGTAACAACAACCATTGTACATCAAATCTAGCTGCAAGTGTTACAAGAGTGAAGTCATTTGAGGGAAATGTTTTGTTGATTATTGTGTTATGTTTCCATTCAATCTTCGAGGGAATCGCCATTGGAGTAGCCGAGACCATATTCGATGCTTGGAAAGCCTTGTGGACAATCACTTTACACAAAATATTTGCAGCCATAGCCATGGGAATAGCCCTAATTCGGATGATCCCCAACCGCTCTCTGATCTCATGCTCGGTCCATGCCTTTGCCTTTGCGATTTCGAGTCCATTTGGGGTTGGAGTAGGACTCATCCTTGATGCCATTGCACAAGGTCATGTGGTTGATTGGATCTTTGCCATTTCTATGGCTTTGGCTAGTGGTATCTTCATTTATGTCTCAATAAACCATCTTTTAATCAAAGGCTACACACCTCTTGATAAGaataattttagtgtaaataaatctcattacaAGTTTTTGGCTGTGCTGTTTGGTATTGGGGTGATTGATGTTGTGATGATATGGGATAATTGA